GTGTGCTGCTCGAAATTCTCGAAAAGCTTCCAGAGAAGGCCGACGATGCCCCGGTCCGCGCCACGCTTTCCAGGTAATCGCTCGCGAGCCCGTTGCTCGATTTCGTTTCGTGCTCTGTAAACTCCTTGCGACCCATCTCCCATGCCATCCGCGAGTCTGCCACTCCTGAGTCCCGCGCTCCTTGCCCAGCTCGAACGGCTGGAACTCGTGAGCCGCAAGATCTTTCGTGGACGGATGAAAGGGGAGCGGCGCAGCAAACGCAAAGGGCAGAGTGTCGAGTTCGCGGATTTTCGGAACTACGTGCCGGGCGATGACCTTCGCTTTATCGACTGGAATCTCTTTGCGCGACTCGAAAAGTTGTTCCTCAAACTGTTCCTGGAGGAAGAAGATCTCCACTTCTATGCCCTTATCGATACCAGTAGCAGCATGGATTTCGGCGAGCCTTCCAAGCTCAACTATGCCAAGCAACTCGCAGCAGCACTGGGCTTCATCGGTCTCTGTCGCGCCGATCGTGTGAAGATCGAAACCCTCTCGACAACCACGAAAAACCCTGGTCCGACACTCCGTGGCCGCTCGAGCATGTGGCGTCTAATGGAGTATCTCGATGGCATAGAGGCTGGCGCTAATATTCCACTCGCCGAAGGGGTGAAGAATTTTTGCATCCGGAACTCTGGCAAGGGAATCTTGGTACTCATCAGCGACTTGATGGACAAATCGGGCTACGAGCAGGCTTTGCGATTGCTGGTGGCTCAGCAGATGGATGTCTACGTGCTCCACGTCATGTCCCCCCTTGAACTCGATCCCGATATCAAAGGGGATCTCAAGCTGGTCGACTGCGAAGATGACGACATCGCTGAGGTGACCGTTAGCAAGCCACTTCTCGATCGCTATAAGCGAACCCTAGCCGCCTTCATCGATGGCGCGCGCGAGTTCTGCACGCGCCGCGGCATGAGCTACTTGATGACCAGCACCGATACGCCGGTCGATCGTTTGGTCTCGAGCTACCTTCGCAAACGTGGTCTGGTTCGCTAGTGCCCAGCTGAGGAATTGTCGTGCTCCGTTTTCACCTTCTCATCGCCGACTTCTTCATCAACACCCTGTCGTTCTGGCAGTGGGGTGTGATCGCGCTGGTTCCGCCCCTGATTTTGGCTCTCTACTTTCTGAAGCTTCGGCGTCAGCCCCTGGCTGTTCCCAGCACCTATCTCTGGGCCAAAGCGATCGAAGATCTGCATGTCAATTCGCTCTGGCAACGGCTCCGGCAAAACATCCTGCTGCTGCTGCAGTTGCTGCTCGTGCTGCTGCTGATCTTTTCACTCCTACGCCCCGGGTGGCAGGGGACTGAGCTTCTTCGCAATCGGTTTGTCTTTCTCGTCGACACTTCCGCCAGCATGAGCGCAAGCGATGTGTCGCCAACACGCCTCGACGATGCCAAACGCCAGGCCATCGCCCTCATTCGTCAAATGAAGTCGGGCGATGTGGCGATGCTGATCAGCTTCTCGGATACGGCGAAGATCGAGCAGAGCTTTACCGATAATCGTCGTCTGCTAGAGCAGAAGGTACAGCTGATCGAGCAAACAAATCGACTCAGCGACTTAAGCGAAGCACTTCGAGCCGCTTCGGGACTTGCCAATCCCGGTCAAAGCAGCGACCCCGACAATCCCGACGATACGCAGGTGGCCGACGAGCTGCCTGCCGAACTGTTCATCTTCAGCGATGGTGGGTTTGCTACGATCCCCAATTTCCGACTCGGCAATCTCGAGCCTCGTTATCAAAAGATAGCGACCGACAATATCAAAAACGTCGCTGTCGCCGCATTCAGCACCGAAGGGAACCCCGAGAAGCCGGGGGAAGTGCAGGCCTTCGGTCGCCTCGAGAACTATGGCAGCGAGGAAGTGACGGCAGAGGTTTCGCTCTATCTCGAGGATGCCTTGCTCGATGCTAAATCGATCACCATTGCGCCGCGTAGTACCGACACTAAAGCAGCGGGCTCGACCGGGGTCGATTTCACCCTCGGGGAACTCGAAAGTGGTGTGCTCAAGCTCGAAGTGAATGTGAAAGATCAATTGCCGCTCGATAACCGGGCCTATGCCGTAGTGAATTTGCCTCGGCAAGCGAAAGTGCTGCTGGTCACCCCTGGTAACGATCCGCTAATGCTGGCGCTCGCCACCGATGAAGCGATGAAACTGGCGACTGTCGCAACAATCGATCCCGAGAAGCTGACAACACAAACGGTGAAAGAGCAACTCACCAGTGGTGCCTACGATCTAGTGATCTTCGACCAATGTGTGCCGACGGAGATGCCAGCCGCCAGTACGCTCTTTATTGGCCGGCTTCCACCTACGCCCGAATGGAAAGCGGGAACCAAGGGGCTGCCAGTGATCGCCGATGTTGATCAAGTACATCCCCTCACGCAGCTCGTGCAGATGTCGAATGTGAATATCTTCGAGGCCTTTGCCATCGAGGCCTCTCCACCTGGAAGCACCAAACTGATCGACTCCGATCTGGGCTCGCTCTATGTGGTGGGGCCACGTGGCGGTTATGAAGATGCCGCTATCTCGTTTGACATCTATTCGCAAGGAAAGGATGGGATTACGGTCAACACGAACTGGCCCATCCGCCGCAGCTTTCCCGTGTTTGTGATGAACGCTGTGAAGTATTTGGGAGGTGTTCGTACTTCGCTGGCGACCCCGAATGTTAAACCAGGTTTTCCCGCGGTTCTGCGTAGCGACGTACCGGTGAAAAGCCTGCTTGTGGAATCACCACGCGGTGATCAGGTGGAAGTGCTGCGCGAAGTGACGAGCAACTATGTTTTCACTCGCGTCGACGAGCTTGGGGTGTATAAGGTGCGGGAAGGTTCGGGGCAGAAAGTGAAACAGCAGTTCGCCGCGAACTTGTTCGACTCTCGTGAAAGTGATTTGACCCCAGCCGATAAACTAGAGATCGGCCACGAAGAAGTGAAGGCAACCGTGGCTCGCCAAGTGGCCCGCAAAGAGCTGTGGAAATGGCTTCTCGTGGCTGCGATCGTGGTGCTGGTCTTCGAGTGGTATGTCTACAATCGACGAGTCTATTTGTAGCCCTTTTCGTACGCCAAGCTTGGCGCCGCAATCTTCGATCATGGCGGCTTTGGAGTTGCCGAGGTGTATAGCACGGCCACAGGTTTTTCGCAGTTGATCGTTAATATTCGGGTCTGCCTCACTAGAGCTCTCGGGGACCTGGGTGCTATTCTAAACGCCCCGGAAGTCGCGTCACCGCGCAAGTTAGTTCCTCAAATCTGTGAGTGGTTTTGCTCGTGTCACAACGAATTCAGTTGGTGGTTTGCGATTGGGCCGGAACAACGGTCGACTTTGGTTGCCTAGCACCGGCAGCTGCTTTTCTCGAGGCTTTTGCGCGTCACAAGCTGATGCTGACGATGCAGCAAGTGCGGGCTCCGATGGGGCTGCATAAGTACGATCATGTTCGCACGCTGCTGGAAATGCCTGCAGTGAGTGAGCAGTTTCAATTCGTGTACGGCCGACCTTGGGTCGAAGCCGATGTGATGAACATCTATCACGAAGTGACCCCGCTGCAAGCAAGTGCTTGTGAGAATCACAGTGTGCTGATTCCTGGTGTGGTAGACGTTGTTGCCACGCTCCGCAGTCGTGATGTGAAGATTGGATCGACCACTGGCTATCCACGTGTTGTCGCTGAAGTGGTTTACGAGTTGGCCAAGGCCCAAGGGTATGAGCCCGACTTCAATGTGGCAGCCGACGATACTCCAGCCGCTCGGCCACTTCCGTGGATGATCTTCCGGATCATGGAAAAGCTCGATATTTTTCCACCTCTCGCGGTCGTGAAGATCGGCGATACGGTTCCTGATATCGAGGAAGGTCGCAACGCAGGATGCTGGAGCATTGGCGTCACGCAAACGGGAAGCGAAATGGGACTCACACCCGAAGAGTTCGCCGCGCTCCCGGAAGATGTGAAAAAGCATAAGACCGAGATCGTCGGTCGAAAACTGCTTGACGCGGGTGCACACTACGTCATTCCATCGATCATCGAACTGCCGCAGATGATCGACCACATCGAAGCTGGTATGGAGACTGGCCAGAAGCCGTAGTTGAGCTTGTTGGTTTGCGTCGCCAGCAAATCGGTCAGCGACGCCGATCGTTACTTCATCACGATCAAGGCGATGGGGCAGGGGTCTTAGGTTGTCCAAAAATCTTTTCCAGCCCCTTGTTGAGCCCCTGCTCAAGTAGCCCCTGCACGGCGCGATTGGCGAACTGTTTAGCAAGGTTCCCAATCGCGGTGCCGTCGAGTTGCGGCTTGTTGATCTGACCACGAATCGGGATCGAGATTCGTTGTCCCTTCAATCCGACCAGCAGTGGTTTGCCGTCGACCCATTTGTCGGGAATCGGAATTTCCGACAGCATCTCGAGCGACTGATCGAGCCCGACACTTCCTTGGGTGATGAGGGCCACTTCTTTCACGGTCATCGTGAGACCACGGTGATAGACCCGACCATCGACCACTTCGACTTGCACTCGTTGTTCGGGCAGGATAATCCAGCCGCGCGGCTCGGTGGGAGCAGTTGCGAGTGGATTGTTCTCCACGGCGCTCTTCA
This window of the Pirellula staleyi DSM 6068 genome carries:
- a CDS encoding DUF58 domain-containing protein — its product is MPSASLPLLSPALLAQLERLELVSRKIFRGRMKGERRSKRKGQSVEFADFRNYVPGDDLRFIDWNLFARLEKLFLKLFLEEEDLHFYALIDTSSSMDFGEPSKLNYAKQLAAALGFIGLCRADRVKIETLSTTTKNPGPTLRGRSSMWRLMEYLDGIEAGANIPLAEGVKNFCIRNSGKGILVLISDLMDKSGYEQALRLLVAQQMDVYVLHVMSPLELDPDIKGDLKLVDCEDDDIAEVTVSKPLLDRYKRTLAAFIDGAREFCTRRGMSYLMTSTDTPVDRLVSSYLRKRGLVR
- a CDS encoding BatA and WFA domain-containing protein yields the protein MLRFHLLIADFFINTLSFWQWGVIALVPPLILALYFLKLRRQPLAVPSTYLWAKAIEDLHVNSLWQRLRQNILLLLQLLLVLLLIFSLLRPGWQGTELLRNRFVFLVDTSASMSASDVSPTRLDDAKRQAIALIRQMKSGDVAMLISFSDTAKIEQSFTDNRRLLEQKVQLIEQTNRLSDLSEALRAASGLANPGQSSDPDNPDDTQVADELPAELFIFSDGGFATIPNFRLGNLEPRYQKIATDNIKNVAVAAFSTEGNPEKPGEVQAFGRLENYGSEEVTAEVSLYLEDALLDAKSITIAPRSTDTKAAGSTGVDFTLGELESGVLKLEVNVKDQLPLDNRAYAVVNLPRQAKVLLVTPGNDPLMLALATDEAMKLATVATIDPEKLTTQTVKEQLTSGAYDLVIFDQCVPTEMPAASTLFIGRLPPTPEWKAGTKGLPVIADVDQVHPLTQLVQMSNVNIFEAFAIEASPPGSTKLIDSDLGSLYVVGPRGGYEDAAISFDIYSQGKDGITVNTNWPIRRSFPVFVMNAVKYLGGVRTSLATPNVKPGFPAVLRSDVPVKSLLVESPRGDQVEVLREVTSNYVFTRVDELGVYKVREGSGQKVKQQFAANLFDSRESDLTPADKLEIGHEEVKATVARQVARKELWKWLLVAAIVVLVFEWYVYNRRVYL
- a CDS encoding phosphonoacetaldehyde hydrolase → MSQRIQLVVCDWAGTTVDFGCLAPAAAFLEAFARHKLMLTMQQVRAPMGLHKYDHVRTLLEMPAVSEQFQFVYGRPWVEADVMNIYHEVTPLQASACENHSVLIPGVVDVVATLRSRDVKIGSTTGYPRVVAEVVYELAKAQGYEPDFNVAADDTPAARPLPWMIFRIMEKLDIFPPLAVVKIGDTVPDIEEGRNAGCWSIGVTQTGSEMGLTPEEFAALPEDVKKHKTEIVGRKLLDAGAHYVIPSIIELPQMIDHIEAGMETGQKP